Below is a window of Chitinivibrionales bacterium DNA.
CCCGCGCTTCCACCCCACGGGGAAATGAGAACGACTATCGGTCCACTGGTGAAAAAAATGTATGTTCAGCAAATCGACGATGCCTGTGCGTTGTATGATTTTCTCATGCCGATCTACAAACGGTTTCATCCTTTGGGCATACGGATACGGATCATTCCCAATATTACCTATGGACTCTTTTGTCTGGCGCCGATCCTTATGGATCTTATTACAAAAGGCGTCCATGTCTCCCTGGCCGGAATCTCATCCCGCTATTGCGACGACATGAATATCAGTGAGTTCAAACTCCGCCATGACGCCCTCTATCCTGTCAAGCCCTATCCATTCAGCACCGCAAGTAACTATGGAACACTCAATCACGACCGGATTCTGATCGTTATTGACGGCACGATGGAACCGGTACATCGTCAGCACCCTCGAAAAATAAGGCTTCCCATGGCTCACCGGGGCTATTGTAACCATATTGCAGCGGTAAACTATGTACGGAGTAAATACGGATATGAAATGAATAATCCCTGCAGAGATGTGGCCTCCTCCCTCGGATTGAGCGAGCGGTATGTGCGTAATCTTGTTCGTACGGTTAATTTCGAGCAGACCGTCAACAGCCTGCTGCAGAACTTCGATAAAAAGGAGTTGAAACGGTTTCACCGGAAAACCGGTACCGGACGGACCTATTATACCTTTTCCCAATGGAACCCGGACGGTTACAGTGCCCTGACCGGCTCCCGTGGCTTTGGAGAACGGGAAATCCCCTGTGCGAAACCGGAAAGTATAACCTGCCCCACACTTCTCTTTATCAGCATGAATGGATTCTCCAAAAAGGATGCAATCCCCGCCTATTTCGATAACAACCCTGAAGTCGAAAAGTCCAGAATCATCATCGGACCCTACGGAGTAAACCTCGATACCGGATGGCCCTGGAAAGGGAAGGGTATTGTGGTGAAATTTCCTGAGGGGGAGAATCGATGAGTTGAGGTTGAGATTAAGCAAAGGTAGTGACTTTCAACTTTCAACATTTTTCCCCTCTCCCCTCGCCTCAGGGGGGTGCAATCAATTAGTTTTAACGCTTCATATAGGTATTAAACAGTATTATAATTACAACTTAAACTCAAGGAGATGAGTATGAGTACAATCGAATGCGTACATGCACGCGAAATAATCGACAGCCGGGGTAACCCGACACTCGAGGCTGAAATATATCTTGACAGTGGTGCAATGGGAAGAGCTGCGGTCCCCAGTGGAGCATCGACCGGTGAACATGAAGCAGTGGAATTGCGCGATGGCGATAAAAAGCGTTTTCTGGGCAAGGGTGTACAGAATGCCGTTACGAATGTCAATGATAAAATCGCCCCGGAAGTTATTGGTATGGATGCTCTCGATCAGAATGAAATCGATAAAACCATGATAGATCTCGATGGTACCGAAAACAAGGGTAATCTGGGCGCCAATGCCATTTTAGGTGTTTCACTTGCCTGTGCAAAAGCTGCGGCTGAAGAACTCGATATGCCGCTGTATCGTTATATTGGTGGGGTGAATGCGAAAGTAATGCCGGTTCCCATGGCCAATGTCATGAACGGCGGCGCCCATTCTTCAGCTCCTATCGATGTGCAGGAATTTATGGTTCAACCATGGGGAGCCGAGAGTTTCAGCGAAGGTATCCGCTGGGTCTGCGAAATTTTCCATGCCCTCAAGGCCATTATCAAAGGTCGTGGACTCTCCACTGCTGTCGGTGATGAAGGCGGGTATGCACCAGAACTTAAGGGCAATGAAGATGCTATTGAAACGGTAATCGAAGCTATCAAGAAAGCCGGACTTAAGCCCGGCAAAGATGTATGGATTGCACTCGATCCAGCAGCTTCGGAATTCTATGACAAACGCAAGAAAAAATACATTTTCAAAAAATCCGATAAATCCGAAAAATCATCCGAGCAGATGGCTGAATACTGGGAATCATGGTGCAAAACCTATCCGATCCGCTCAATTGAAGACGGCATGGCTGAAAACGACTGGGATGGCTGGAAAATCCTCACCGATAAAATCGGCGATACTGTTCAGCTTGTTGGTGACGATCTCTTTGTTACAAATGTCAAGCGTCTTCAAACCGGTATCGACAAAGGTGTCTGCAACTCCATTCTTGTCAAGGTAAACCAGATCGGAAGCCTCACCGAAACTCTTGATGCCATCGAACTGGCTCATAAAAACGGCTATACCGCGGTTATCAGTCATCGCAGCGGTGAAACTGAAGATACAACCATTGCCGATATCGCCATGGCAACCAATGCCGGACAAATCAAAACCGGATCGGCCAGCCGTACCGATCGTGTAGCGAAATACAATCAGCTCCTCCGCATTGAAGAAGAGTTGTGCGATATCGCTCAGTATGGTAAGTGGTCTAAATAAAACCGCTCTACTGCATTTGTACAGAAAGTAACATTCAAAAGGGAGATTACCGTTTTTCTGTAGTCTCCTTTTTTCATTTTTAATGCCGCAATCGCACGTTCAATTAGTTCCAGACTCACTTATACCGTTGGTGAAAGAGCCGACCGGGGTTTTCTTCCGAACAATTCTTCATACTCTCCAGGCAGATGGGAAAGAACATCGTTAATTTCGCCTTGAGATATGGCTTTCTTAAGCTCATCCATAACAACACGTGAACGATGAACGGCTTCGCCATATCGAACTCCTGTTCGGGCGCCGACCCGGTTGTAAAACTCCTCAAGATTAAAATATTCGCTGTTTTTCTCCTCAAGCAAAAAGGGTTTCAAACGATTTGGCAACTGGGCCGCCAACAGGCTGCACTCCTTACGACCAAGTCGCTCCCGTAATGTATGAAATACCGATGCCGGTGATCTCAAAGGAAAACGAGTCCTGATACGTACCGATTTGAATGTTCCAATGCATGAAGGCACTGTTACGGATGATACGCGCATCCACGCAAGCCTTCCCACCCTCAACTATCTTCGGGAACAGCAGGCACGATGTATAGTCTGTTCCCATGCCGGACGGCCAAAAGGTGAAGTGCGTGAGGAGCTGCGTCTTGATCCGGTACGCGATCGCCTTTCCGAACTACTGGGTGTCGAGGTTAAAAAGACCGGTGACTGTATTGGTGATGAGGTAAACAAAGCCGTGGAGCAACTACTGCCTGGTGAAGTACTTCTTTTGGAAAATACCCGGTTTCATCCTGAAGAGAAAAAGAATGATCCCGATTTTGCCCGCAAGCTTTCGGAGCACGGAGAAATATTTGTCAATGATGCCTTTGCAAGCGCACACCGTGCCCATGCTTCCACCGAAGGAGTTGCTCATTATCTCCCCTCTTATGCAGGTCTGCTGATGATGAAAGAGTTGGAGGTCTTGTCATCGTTACTGCAAAATCCTGATCATCCCTCTATCGCAATTATGGGTGGAGCCAAAGCGGCTGACAAAATCGGTGTTATCAGTCGTCTCCTGCCGGATATAGACATGCTTCTGGTCGGCGGTGTTCCTGCAACAACACTCATGAAAGCAAAGGGTATGGAAATCGGCGTCTCCATTGTCGATAACGATGCCCTCGATGATGCGCGGTCGTTGATCGAAAAGGCAGGCAATAAGCTGGTTATGCCGATCGATGTGTTAGTCACCACCGATATTTCTGTCTATGGGGAAGCGGAAATGCATCAGGTTACCGATGTTCCCCTTTCTACCAGCATTATCGATATCGGCGCGGAAACCAGTGCAATGTACAAGAAGAAACTCGAAAAAGCCGGAACCGTCGTATGGAACGGTCCTCTGGGGATTGCCGAAATCGAGCAATTTGCCCAGGGAACCCTGAAAATCATGAACAAACTTTCGGAAATCGATGCCACGGTGGTTGTTGGCGGGGGCGATACGGTTGCGGTTATTCAGAAGGCCGGTAAAAAAGATGCTTTCACCCATGTCTCAACCGGCGGCGATGCTTTTCTGGAGTTTCTTGAAGGAAAGGAACTCCCCGGCATAGCGGTATTACAAGGTGAGTTTGCCGAAGCTGCCTATGGGCAGGTGTGAGAAAAATGTAATGGAGTATTGGAAAACTCCCAATACTCCACTACTCCAATTCTTCTTACAATCCCCCCGCCCCATAGGTCTGCGGTAATTCCCCGGCCTGCCATTGTTCGGTTAATTCCAGCGGTTCAAGAGCATGGGTGTTGTCGATGTGGATTACCATATCAAACTGTTGGGGCAATGTTACCTCAAAATAATGACTCACCCGTTCAGTTTCCGGCATATAAATAACACCGATAGCCCGCTCCAGACGGGAGCGCATCAGGGCTTCACGCAACTTCTCGTTTCCCTGTTTGAGCAGCAATGCAAAGGAATTGTATTCTGCACGATGTAAGATATTCTCATAACTCTCTTGCAAGGATGGACTGATGGTTTTCCGTTGCACCAGACCGCCCCAGCGACTTGCTGCCGAGACAGTGCCGGTGTGGGTGGTAAAACCGATCGACAGGGATCGATTGCCGTATCGCTCCCGCATAAGTTGACCGATATTAATTTGACCACGAGAGGACATCTCGGTAGCCCGGGAATCACCGATATGAGAATTGTGAGCCCATATAACCATTTTAGGTTCACGTCTCTTTCGGATATGATCGGTCAGTGCTTCCGCTATCTCCATCATGTGACGGTCCCGCATATTCCAGGTCGATACCCGGCCGCCAAACATGGCCCTGAAGTACCCTTCGGAATTCAATGCAACCTTTGCGCTCTGCTCTGCAAAAAACTGTTCATCTTCTGCAATCAATCCATTCCTGCTGATATATTCCAGTGATTGACGCTGGAGGTCTTGCAACTGACGAAGGGCTTCTTCCCGGCAATTTTCACTTACATAGCTCATAGCCATCCCATAGCTTTCTTCTTCACGACCGTATTGTTCAAAACAGGAATATCGTTTGCGTGCCTTTTCGGCCGCATCAGGATCGACCTGGTCTAAGTACCTGATTACGGAATCGATCGATCCGTAGAGACTGTACAGATCCAGTCCGTAAAACCCGGCCATCTCATAGGGCGGTTTTCCCCGATTATATTCCCGAAGGAAACCGATAAAATCGACAACGTCTATATTGCGCCACATCCAGGCAGGAAAACGTTTGAAATCCTGAAGTGAATCGATCGCCTCGAGATCATCGCTGCGGTGCTTTACATATCGGTTGACACGGTACGCGTCCGGCCAGTCGGCCTCAACAGCCACTGCATTAAATCCATGCTCTGCAATCAACCGGGCAGTCAACTCGGCCCGAATCCGGTAAAATTCATGCGTCCCATGCGAGGCTTCGCCAATAAGAACATATCGTGAACTGTGTGCCTGTGCAAGTATTTCGTCATAATCGCCGGTAACCCCGATAAAAGGCAATGCCTCACGATTAATCGAATCATAAATCTGTAATTCGCTGTTCATACAATCCTCCATCGTAATATCATGTTTTCAACAATCAAGCGTTCCGGAATGATGCCTCTAAAAAGCGCAAATCACATGCCATTCTACACTCCGAAACCTCTTCATTTGTTAATCGTCCCGGATCGTTGTGGCATTATAATTGATGGAGTATAATTAAACCTCATATTTTATGGGGAAAAGGTTAATAATCGGCACCGGCGCCGACGCGCAGCTACCGGTCATGAAAGAGGTTGAAGAAAAGGCAAACCGAAAGGGTGTTGAGCTGATTGCCGTTCCCACCAGAGAAGCATGTGAAATGATCAGTCGGGAGAAAAAAGAAAAAGGTATCAACGCAATCATTCATGTAACCTGCTGATTCGTTCATGATTCTCAGAACTGAATACCGATAAAAAAGCCGGGCCACTTTTTCTTCCAGGTCCTCCCCTGCCGTATCGATTCTGCATTCCAGTGGGGTGCATAGAGCGTAGGACTTGAACCGGTAATATTGCTCCATGAAACACCGGCGAAAAAATTCATATGCGAATTGATTTTCCATTCGCCCGAAAGACGGATACGGGTAATAAAATCGAGCTTGTCGAGCTCGAGCTTCTCTACATTAAGTGCCTGCGTGAGCAAATCGACATTGAGACAGAAACCAGGAAGGGAAATGTCTTTTCCAATGCCATACCCTACAGAAAAACATCGATTGGTTTTTGATGGTATAATTCCGGCGGTAAAAAGTGAATAACAGCGGGAATGAGGAACCCGTAATCCAAGATTCATCATTCCGACCTCATCCAGCCAGGTCTGGCTATGAGAACCCACCCATTTCCCGAAGGTAATAAATGAAGGAGGGACATCGATAACTTTTCTGTCGGATGGACTCTTTTTCCTGTCTTCAAAGGGTAATGAAAGCGGAACAGGGGAATCGGACAAAGATCTGTTCACGACAGAGGAATCAGAAAGTGGACCGTCAGGCTTACTGTCATTAAAATCCATTGCCAATCCTGAAACAACTAAAATTATCAGAATAAAAAGGGATTCGTATCCACACGTGCTCTTTTGGCGTGACGTTGAGAAGAGAAATGGAAAAAGCATGAAAAAGCTTTACAATAATATATACTACAATCACTATGACAGAATTTGCACATGGTACTTTAGCCCTTAAATAGCAGCGCCATAAATATCACTTCTTAAATTATCCCGCCGGATATGGCCTGCGGCAGGTGCTCATTACCATGTGCTTACAGAATTCATACTACGATTGTGTAATAATAATATTGGTTATTCGATTACAAATATGCGGGAAAGGTTATACCCCGATTGGACCTCAAACAACAAAAGCTCCCCCGAAGAAAGACGGGAGAGCTTTTGATTTATAATAAAGCGCCTTACTGTGCATGATTGCCGGTTGTGCTACCGTATTGCAATTGAGTATCCTGCCATTACCAATAATGAACTGTTCTTGACTTCCTCGGCATTATCAGTTAATTCATCAGTATCGAATACATTGACGAAACCTCTCATCCAGCGAGCTTCAAGACCCAGATATCCGGGGCCGAGTTTGAAATCTACACCAGCGCCAAGGGTTATGCCTGCATCCAGATTCCTGATTTCATCATCAGCATCGTCTTCGGTGCGGAAAGGAGACAGATAACCGAGATTTAAGCCTGCCGGAACATTCTGAAGATTATCAACTTCAGAATTCAGCTGAATACTCAGGTGAGGTCCAGCATAGAGATTAGGACGAAGGAAACCGGCAGTGGGTATCTGCAATTTGAAAAGCACCGGTATTGTCAAATAATCAGTCTTGATCTCGACATCGTCGAATACCTGAGTTCCAACCTGTGCATCGTACCGCTTTCCACTCCGATGATAGAGAACTTCCGGCTGAATTGCGATATTCCGGCTTAGCATGAATTTTGCCGAAATGCCGCCGGCAACAAAATAGAAATTGTTGTCCGAGAGCACATCAAAGGCATCGTCTCCGCGCCATTGATTCTCCAGCACATCGATACCGTCACCGGTAATATGGCTTGTAATGAACCCAGCTTTTGCACCGAATTCGAAGTTTACATCCCGAAGTCCCTGGGCATAAGCGGTGCCCGACCAGGTGAAAAACATGAAAATACTGAGAGAAAGAATCGCTTTGTTAATACGTGTTAGTTTCATAATTTACCTCCTTAATGAAAAATTGATACAACCGGCTGTTTGAGTTACTTCCCTTATCGGGTTGTCATTTTGTCCTCATACACAGTGCACTCCTACATAATGCAAAATCAATGCCAACACCCGTACACGAAAGAGAGGGAATTTACAATAGAAAGCAAACATGACACCGCATATTATAGTATACAGGCCCGCGACAGCGAAGGAGTACTCTCATCCACAACAGATTCAAGGGGCCATTTTTCGGGATTAAAATGGGTCTAAATGAGGAAAACCGGTTCAACCGAGAACCAGAAAGATGCCCCGGGGACAGGATGGCAGTGGCGCTCCAGACCGGTAGTGCCGATCGACCTTGATACAAACCGAAATCGGCAGTTTGACAGATCGAATTATGTTTTCATTTCCGGAAATGAATTTGCCATCTTGACAGGAATAAACGGTTTTCGCTGCAGGATTGGTGGCCTGAGCCCGAAAGGAATAAAATAACCGGAACCAGTCACCCCTTCCGGAGCCAGCCGGATTCAGGGAAGTATCTCGATGACGACACTGTCCGCCACACACCTCCAGATTTCATCCATCTCTTCATTGGTGACCGCAATACAGCCATTGGTCCAATCGATTCCACGCATATACTTCCCAGCCCGGGGATACTTGTTCGGCATTCCATGGATCATGATCATTCCTCCGGGATCATCTCCACGGCCGTCGGCGGCTTCAATATCATCGCTGCGGGGATAGGAAATATGGAGTGACTTATAATATTTGCTTTTTGCGTTTCGCCAATCGATAAGATACCGGCCTTCCGGAGTACGGTTATCACCCTTCTTTCTCTTATGTCCCCTCGGATTCTTACCGAGACCGATCTGATAGCTGCGGAATATTTTGTTGTTTTTCATCAAAAACATCTTTCGTTCGCCTTTTTTGACCATAACCTTATCGGCCTGCGGCAGGGCATGAATAAGTGAAATCGACGTTAATAAAAGAATGCCTGTCCGTGTGATACCTTTGATCATATCCTGTGACCTTTCATCATATATTGAAATCTCCATAATTAAATGACGAGTCAGGGCATGTCATGCCGGACTTGCCTGTCCCGAACTTGTTTCGGGAATCCGGCGTCCATCCGTCACTGAAAGACCGGATGGCAGGCTCCTCCACTTTGCTTCGTGGTCCGGCTGGAGTTTATCCCGAACAAGCCTGCCCCCTACACCGATACGGGGATTCGGGGCCGGCAATGACGCAGAACATAGGCATTAAATATGGTAGCTCTCATTAGTTAAACGCTAAAACAATAGTGTGCAATAGAAAGATAAGAAACCAAAAAATAAACCCCTGCAGACAATTCCTCCACTTTTCACCAGTCGGCGTTCCATATTCGCTGGGCCCGGGTCACTTTTTGATGGAATTTCTGATTCTGGACACCCGAATCTTGAGACAAGTGTAGTGTCATTTACGCAGAGTCTTCATCTCTTCAATTTGACTGGCACCCCCTTTTAACCTATATTTTTATTTTCTTATTATCACCCATACAATTCTTGAAACGAGGTGTTCATTGGCTCCAAATGCTCTTCAGAAATATCGGGATCACGGACTATTGATTTTACGGATCGGTCTTGGCATAATGTTTCTTTTCCATGGATGGCCCAAGCTGACCGGGGGGCCGGAGAAATGGGAGATGGTTGGTGGGGCGATGCAGAATCTGGGAATCAATTTTGCCCCTGTGTTATGGGGATTCATGGCTGCGATTTCAGAATTTTTCGGTGGTCTATTTCTTATTGCCGGCCTGTTTACCCGGATTGCGAGTGCTTTTATGTTTACAACAATGTTTGTTGCCGCTTCCATGCACCTTGGCCGCGGCCAGGGCCTGGGCACAGCATCCCATGCGATCGAACTCGGCATTGTTTTTCTTTCCCTTATTTTTATTGGAGCAGGAAAGTTCAGTGTTGATGCTCTTCTTTTCAAGCAGTGGGATACAAAATCGCATTAATGCCTGTTCTATCACTGATATTATCAGATTTTCGAGCCATATTTGCCGGTACCGGCATAACAGGATTATCAGATGAAACTTTTCCGGTCTCCACGATTTCAGGCACTTCGGGCATATTCCTTCCCGGCAATGATTGTTCCCATTGCCGCCGGAGCTGCACTATCTGCAGATGATGGAATTTCTGCCGACTGGCGGCTTCTTCCCCTTATTCTCCTGAGCGCACTGGCCATTCATGCCGGTACAAATCTGGTCAACGATCTCGAAGATTTCAGCCGGGGTGTCGATAATCCAGAATGGCCGGGATCGAGCGGCGTTCTCGTTTTGGGTTTACTCACTCCCCGCCAGATCGTACTGCAGGCACTATCCTGTTTCGCTTTCAGTATCATTGCCGCTCTACCGCTCATCGTTATGCGCGGATGGTCCGTTGCCGCTTTAGGCGTCGTCGGCATTGTTGCGGGATATTCCTATACGGGAAAACCACTCGCCTATAAATATCATGCCCTCGGTGATGCTGCGGTTTTTATGCTCATGGGAATGCTGCCGGTAGCCGGTACCTATTTTGTACTCACCGGTTCCTGGAACCCTTCGACACTTCTTATCGGCATCCCTATCGGTTGCCTGGTAACCGCCATCTTGCACGCCAATAATATGCGTGATATAAAGCACGATTCCGATTCTGGATTTCGTACACTGGCATTCCATCTGGGATACCGCGGCTCGAAAGTGCTGTTTGTTGCGCTTATCATGACCGCCTATACGATCCCGGTTCTGCTTGCGCTCCTGCGCACGGCGGGAATGTGGAGTTTACTTGTTATGGCAACAGCTCCCATGGCCTTTTCCGTGGTGCGTAAAATTGTGAAAAGCTCATCGGAAAATCCCCGAAAGTTAATGTCTATCGATCGGGAAATAGCGCTCTTACATATGGCATTCGGCATCGCCTTTGTCTTTGGAATTGGAGTGAACTGAAATGAGTTTGCCCCTTGCATCACCCTTTCCCTTGCACCATGAGACCACCCGGAGCGATTCCTCACTGCAGGGCGGAGAAGGGATACTGTCGTATTTCCGCCACTGTCTCGATGAAAAACGAAAGGCGATGGCAACACAGCTTCACTCACTCTGCAAAAAGCATGCGCTTCCAGAAGAGGTGGGCGATGCTTTTGCTGCAGCGCTTGCAACAAAGGGCAAAGGGTTTCGTCCGCTTCTATTTCTTGCTGCCTATTTCAGTGCAGGCGGTAGGCCTGTATCGGGCTTATATATAACGGCTCAATCGATCGAGTTTATGCATGATTTTATCTTGATCCACGATGACATTATCGACCGGTCAGCACTGCGCCGCGGCAAACCCACGCTTCGTAGAGCATTAGAAGAGAATCTTCGAAATACCGGTCTGGCCGGGCGGTTTGATGATATCGCCATGGTGCTTGGGGATATGGTGTATGCTTTTGCCATAGAATCGTTTCTTACAGTACGACTTACTCCGCTGCGAAAGGAAAAAGCGCTGCGTCAATTTACCGGCGCCGCACAATCTACCGGTGCGGGGCAGCTGAAAGAGCTTGCTTTAGCCTGCTGCGAAATCGCCCACGTAACACGCGATAGAGTATATGAGATATACGATCTGAAAACCGGCTGTTACTCCTTTGCCGCACCTCTGGCTGCCGGAGCGATCCTTGCCGGAGCACCCCATCGCCACGTGAAAAATGTTTATGATGCGGGACTGGAGCTCGGGCGAGCCTTTCAGCTTATCGATGATATGATCGATATCATGGGAACAGAGCAAACAAACGGAAAGAATGCGCAAAAAGACTTTTCCCAGGGAATCATTACGGTTCCATTACTTTATATGTATGAAAAAGCACAGGCTTGCGGCAACGAAAGGGTATGCCGGATTTTTAGTAACAAACATGCGGATGAGAGAAAGTATGCCATACTCAGACAATGGTCTCACAGGATTGACCTCCCGGACCGGATCTCCCGGATGCAGAAAGATCATACCTGTCGCGCACTCGAACAGCTTTCATGCCTGAAACAGTTTTCATCCATGGCTCCCACGATAGAAATACTGATGAACCGGATGTTTTCAGCAGCAGAAAAAATATTTCGCTCAGTTGATTTACCAAAGGAGGCACGATGACCGAATTTGTCGATCAGGTTGCAATTGTAACCGGTGGAGCACAGGGAATCGGAAAAGGGATCGCCTCCATGGCACGTTATCTTCTTTCCAAAGAAGCAGGATTTATTACCGGACAGAATTTTGTGGTTGACGGCGGTATGACCCGGAAGATGATTTATGTCGAATAGTGATTGGTGGGGCCGAAGGAAGCTATTTCTTTTTCTTCTTTGATTTTTTAGGAGAAACTTTGGACTCGGAACTGTCGGGTTTTCTGGATGAGTCGAGCATGCGGGGCTGAATCGGTGTATCATCAGCAACCGGCTGAGGGCTTATGGACCCCGAATCCTTGCTTTCACTCTTCGTTGCAGCAGACTGTTTACGGGTAACGATCTTCTTCGCTTCAACATCGGAAGCACCCCCAAAAAGCACTCCCGCCATGAGCATAATGATTGTAAGCTGTAGTCCCTTTTTCATACGATCTCCATTGCCATAAATATTTTCCCTTATATAAAGATACAGTCGAGCGGGTGTGAAGTCAAGGTTCGGAAGAATTGGAGGAGTGGTCTCTGGATCCACCATCCTCTTTTTTTCCTAACCTTCACCTTTTAACCTTCATCTTTCATTCAACTTTTCCCCGCCCCTAAAATCCTACACTCACCGCACCCAGCACTCGTTGTGATTCATGTTTTTCTTCAAGTACCGAGGCTGTTGACAGTTCATAAACCCTGTGTGATACCGCCAGATCCAGGGATACCCTCTCCGCAACGGTGTAGGCGATTCCTGCGGAGACCATGTGTTCTCCATTAAAAGAATGCGTTTCCTCAGCATAATCTTCTTCAACAAAGCCGTCATAGTGAACGTTGTATGGATAGGGTGAATATTCTTTCCATGCGTATCCTCCCCGGAGCGTGAGGCAATCGAACAGAAATGGTATTTCGATTCCCGCGCCCGCACCAACTTTCCAGTGTCGCTGCAATTCGGTTTCGATCGATTCCGGATGGGGCGCCCGGGCATTAACTTCCGCAGTAAGCACCGTATGCGGCGTGGTAAAGGCCAGGCCGACAGCACCGCTGTAGTAGGTTGTCAGGTAGCCATCCATGGTAAAATCATAGGATTCGGAGAGTGCAGAAGGAAGCACTTCCGAGCCCCACTCGCTGAAAGCTATGTATGACGGAAAATCGATTCTCATGCCGAGCGCGAAATGGTCGGATGGCCTGAACCGAAACCCGAGGCGGGCATCATAGCCACCGTAATCGCGATTGATTTCATCGATATAATTATCATTGTACGGATCGACCACTTCCCCGTTCACGGTTCTGCGAAACTCAAGCTGATCATCACTGTGGCCGGTCACCAGCGATAGGGCGAGTCCCACCGCAAATTCGGGGATTATACGGACACCAAAACCTGCGGTCCAGAATTCCAGATGGCCGAGCGATCGATACCAGTTGTCTATTTCGACCGTATTCCCGCCCGACATCCATGTGCCGCTGTATCCTAAAACAGCATCGAAAGCATAGGGGTTCTGATACGCGATCCCGAAAGCAATGTTCCTTCTCCCGATAAAATTGTGGACATAGGCGACATTGCCGACCTGGAGCCGGGAAATGTCACTCTCACTCATCGAAATGGTATTCCCCGGATGAAACTCACTGAATGCCTGCGAACGAAGGCCGCCGAAGGAAAACTGGAAAGCACTACCCTTTGTAAATGTTATGCCGGCAGGATTCCAGAACAGCGAGGAAGCATCGTTGGCAAGGGCTGTATAATTGTTACCCAGGGCCAGGGCGCGCGTGCCGACCCCTAGATCGGTACGCGCGGGATCCCCGAGCA
It encodes the following:
- the menA gene encoding 1,4-dihydroxy-2-naphthoate octaprenyltransferase, with protein sequence MKLFRSPRFQALRAYSFPAMIVPIAAGAALSADDGISADWRLLPLILLSALAIHAGTNLVNDLEDFSRGVDNPEWPGSSGVLVLGLLTPRQIVLQALSCFAFSIIAALPLIVMRGWSVAALGVVGIVAGYSYTGKPLAYKYHALGDAAVFMLMGMLPVAGTYFVLTGSWNPSTLLIGIPIGCLVTAILHANNMRDIKHDSDSGFRTLAFHLGYRGSKVLFVALIMTAYTIPVLLALLRTAGMWSLLVMATAPMAFSVVRKIVKSSSENPRKLMSIDREIALLHMAFGIAFVFGIGVN